A single genomic interval of Armigeres subalbatus isolate Guangzhou_Male chromosome 1, GZ_Asu_2, whole genome shotgun sequence harbors:
- the LOC134222808 gene encoding papilin isoform X4 translates to MKYLQVIVFIVVYHISLSQSRRFGFRRHKRQYGSNLYLPESYIIPGGDDSPDDQWGPWSSPSECSRSCGGGVTHQTRECLNTSPDGQPLCRGGSRKYFSCNIQDCPEGEPDYRKQQCSEFNSVPFENHRYQWVPYTKAPNPCELNCMPIGERFYYRHKAKVTDGTRCNDESFDVCVDGTCQAVGCDMMLGSNAKEDKCRTCQGDGSGCKTVTGLLDANNLQVGYNDLLLVPSGATNIVINERGPSNNYLAIRNLTGFYHLNGNYRIDFPRAIHFAGSDWHYERRPQGFAAPDKLTCLGPTNEAVYLVLLSQDRNVGVNYEYSVPSQSAPVDEPDTYSWTYTQYEPCSVSCGGGVQHRNVTCNSRTTLKPVKEGLCDASARPAESQKCAQESCPPQWVEGSWGNCSLPCGSEGKQTRDVHCEQVSPEGVPEKVEDSTCLERVGNKPATEQECNRGTICPEWYVGKWTPCNKLCGEGEQTRKVTCYRKENGRITVLDDSECVTEKPEEKQMCMLRPCEGVDYIASSWSGCEECGSTVETRTVYCASKSGTVYDNKFCANREMPELKRECKATPCEYQWFTSQWNKCSAVCGKGVQTRTVVCGMFDGQSLKRADDDYKCDASLRPENERECDGPAECPGQWFTGPWSDCTKACGGGFMSRKVLCIANGTVVAETNCKVDTIELSTESCNSHDCTDDEIIPVDVTSKPLEEDDYDDEEWCDDEDDEATESPDGVLMVTDDSTLVDGIDLESVQVTTESSLETDEMMLSDATGFETGATDADTSTDVSTIEGSGFDIDVRLGETESLVTGEGSGDEDEVSATTEAADASLASEATATSDSASAGSTLESLSSVKDASSASTESSSTDVSGTSAGVTESSASTEISSEASSSGSSTEGVSSGTSADTTTESSSSSSPSDTTSESSSTSSSSDTTDLSSTTESSSSTDSSDASSDASTTESSSGTTVDSSAASSESSSEGTTSGSTTELSSDSSTDDDIVEDFSTESSTLNAESSTDSSDSTDSSDVTEATEDSSSTVQGSTTESSDATTVAEETQSTGPTESTVTEETLSTQESSSTEAASTVSSVSDASESSEASTESSTDVSDSSTDSSVDLEISTFDIWNRAGEDDESSTPYTLSSIISKEQKPRKCKPRPHTPLCAKSKFGCCPDGKTKAEGPFDEGCPLPETCKETKHGCCPDGVSPAKGPKNRGCPKSECEETLFGCCPDKVTPSEGNDFEGCPVETTTVAGCVLSKHGCCADGATEAKGPNYKGCPGVKEPEEDKPVDQVTDEPVEVGCAGSTHGCCSDNVTEATGPNGEGCETCAKEPFGCCPDGKTPAHGWNREGCCLETPYGCCPDNINPARGPGLEGCGCEYSPYGCCPDNTTSARGHDNRGCGCQYAEFGCCPDKETEATGPEFAGCPCHAFQFGCCPDGLTAAKGPHNHGCHCSYSEFKCCSDGQTAAQGPNFEGCTCATSKYGCCPDGVNEAQGTKFEGCEVVPESPQKACVLKKDMGTCHNYTVKYFFDVEYGGCGRFWYGGCDGNKNRFDTAEDCKDVCEMPEGKDRCQLPKIPGPCTGYYPMWYYDTDRNTCAQFTYGGCLGNANRFETLEECKGTCVVDDSVPPCDQPQEAGPCNGQFERWYYEKASDSCEPFLFGGCKGNKNNYPTESSCTYHCKKPGVHKQKDICFLPAEIGECQNYTAHWYFDTKESRCRQFYYGGCGGNGNNFADEQACVSRCVHGGEKPAEPVQPEQPPHREEFDSRLCFLEVDSGDRSCQQHERRYHYDRSMGTCMDFTYTGCGGNENNFVSYEECDESCGRVEDACTLRPVYGRCAENETRWYYDQRSQRCHTFSYSGCQGNANNFNTEQDCERQCRAEPAPAPEQEREPERVPEQPAQPTGSVCDEPYDYGTGDSPIILYVFNKERSSCEQNYYSGEGGNGNRFDSQEQCERQCGEYRGVDVCQDAKDAGPCEETIPRFYYDTRTRTCHPFNYSGCEGNGNRFATAQECESTCVDKHVENEVDPCESYNEECRQIHCPYGIARSYDPSNDCERCSCEEPCAAVRCPAGTECAVDLQSDYRDGATFVAICRPTSKDGECPQLANATVCQDACRTDADCRSDNKCCQAGCATVCVPPAEQPPVDSRPSYPTGDPAPPVLDTVPEEELDIKSEEGGIAILRCYATGFPPPSIRWKKGEVVLNTNQGRFVLTSSGDLQIVQLHRTDSGTYVCIADNGVGDPVFREVKLQVNVAVTARQELPYGTQFAPNSNITIGCKVDGYPRPTVNWYKDGRIVEPTNRIHIDDDHTLNVFGALPTDSGAYKCLARNEHSEAFEENNIRVEGVFIPTGCTDNPFLAKCALIVQARFCNHKYYARFCCKSCTLAGQLRH, encoded by the exons GACTGTCCGGAAGGTGAACCGGACTATCGGAAGCAGCAATGTTCCGAGTTCAATAGTGTGCCTTTTGAGAACCACCGGTACCAGTGGGTCCCATACACAAAGGCTCCGAATCCTTGTGAGCTGAACTGCATGCCCATTGGAGAGCGGTTCTATTACCGTCACAAGGCGAAGGTCACCGACGGAACGCGCTGTAATGACGAATCCTTCGATGTCTGCGTTGATGGAACATGTCAAGCGGTAGGATGCGATATGATGCTCGGATCGAATGCGAAGGAGGACAAATGTCGAACCTGTCAGGGAGACGGAAGCGGTTGCAAAACGGTGACCGGACTTTTGGACGCCAATAACCTGCAGGTGGGCTACAACGATCTTCTGTTGGTTCCGTCAGGGGCAACCAATATCGTAATCAACGAACGGGGTCCGTCCAACAACTATTTAGCTATTCGAAACCTTACCGGTTTCTATCACCTCAATGGCAACTACCGAATCGATTTTCCCCGAGCGATCCATTTCGCTGGAAGCGATTGGCATTACGAGCGTAGACCACAGGGCTTCGCTGCTCCCGACAAGCTAACGTGCTTGGGACCTACCAATGAAGCCGTGTATTTGGTGTTGCTCTCCCAGGACCGCAACGTTGGTGTCAACTATGAATACAGTGTACCCTCGCAGTCCGCCCCAGTGGACGAGCCGGATACGTACTCTTGGACCTACACGCAATACGAACCGTGCTCGGTAAGCTGCGGAGGTGGAGTCCAGCACCGAAACGTGACTTGCAACAGCCGAACGACTTTGAAGCCGGTCAAGGAAGGATTGTGCGACGCATCCGCTCGACCTGCCGAATCGCAGAAGTGCGCACAGGAATCCTGCCCACCACAGTGGGTGGAAGGGTCGTGGGGTAACTGCTCCTTGCCTTGCGGAAGCGAAGGCAAGCAGACTCGGGATGTGCACTGCGAGCAGGTTTCACCAGAAGG GGTGCCCGAAAAGGTTGAAGATTCTACTTGTCTGGAGCGCGTGGGTAACAAGCCAGCTACAGAGCAGGAATGCAATCGTGGAACGATTTGTCCTGAGTGGTACGTCGGAAAGTGGACTCCG TGTAACAAACTTTGTGGTGAGGGTGAACAAACGCGGAAAGTTACCTGCTATCGAAAGGAGAACGGACGCATTACGGTACTGGATGACTCGGAATGTGTTACAGAGAAGCCGGAGGAAAAGCAGATGTGTATGCTGCGGCCTTGTGAGGGCGTTGACTACATCGCTTCGTCATGGAGTGGG TGTGAAGAGTGCGGATCCACGGTGGAAACTCGAACGGTATACTGCGCATCCAAGTCGGGAACTGTCTACGATAACAAGTTCTGTGCGAACCGTGAAATGCCGGAGCTGAAACGCGAATGCAAAGCAACCCCATGCGAGTACCAGTGGTTTACGTCCCAGTGGAATAAGTGTTCGGCGGTTTGCGGTAAGGGGGTACAAACTCGTACCGTAGTGTGTGGAATGTTTGACGGGCAATCGTTGAAGCGGGCGGATGATGACTACAAGTGCGACGCCTCGTTGCGACCGGAAAATGAAAGGGAATGCGACGGACCGGCAGAGTGTCCTGGACAGTGGTTCACTGGACCATGGTCCGATTGCACTAAGGCATGTGGAGGAGGATTTATGTCAAGGAAAGTGCTGTGCATAGCGAATGGAACTGTAGTCGCCGAGACGAACTGCAAGGTGGATACCATTGAGTTGAGCACAGAATCCTGTAACAGCCATGACTGCACAGATGATGAGATCATTCCGGTGGATGTGACAAGTAAGCCATTGGAGGAAGATGATTACGATGACGAAGAATGGTGTGACGATGAGGACGATGAAGCCACTGAATCCCCCGACGGTGTTCTTATGGTAACTGATGACAGTACGCTCGTGGATGGAATTGATCTTGAATCGGTACAAGTAACAACAGAATCTTCACTGGAGACGGATGAAATGATGTTGAGTGATGCAACTGGATTTGAAACGGGTGCAACTGATGCAGATACCTCTACGGACGTGTCCACTATTGAGGGATCAGGTTTTGACATTGATGTGCGTCTAGGTGAAACCGAATCTCTTGTGACGGGTGAGGGATCAGGCGATGAAGACGAAGTGAGTGCTACTACTGAAGCAGCAGATGCTTCACTCGCATCAGAAGCAACCGCTACATCAGATAGTGCTTCAGCTGGGTCAACCTTGGAATCACTTTCATCTGTTAAAGATGCATCATCTGCAAGTACGGAGTCTTCAAGCACGGATGTTTCAGGCACTTCTGCTGGTGTTACTGAATCATCGGCTTCTACTGAAATTAGTTCCGAAGCCAGTAGTTCGGGATCATCTACTGAGGGTGTTTCGTCAGGTACTTCAGCAGATACAACAACCGAGAGTTCATCCTCGAGCAGCCCATCGGATACAACCTCCGAGAGTTCAAGTACGTCTAGCTCATCTGATACTACAGACCTTAGCTCCACAACTGAATCGTCTTCATCAACCGATTCTTCCGACGCTTCCTCAGATGCATCAACTACTGAATCATCATCCGGCACTACAGTTGATTCAAGTGCTGCTTCATCGGAAAGCTCGTCTGAGGGTACAACCAGCGGTTCGACGACTGAATTGTCGAGTGACTCGTCAACAGATGACGATATTGTTGAAGACTTCTCTACAGAAAGTTCCACTCTTAATGCAGAAAGCAGTACAGATTCTTCCGATAGTACCGACTCGTCTGACGTCACTGAAGCAACTGAAGACTCTAGTTCTACTGTGCAAGGCTCAACAACTGAATCATCCGATGCAACTACGGTTGCAGAAGAAACCCAATCTACTGGACCAACCGAATCGACCGTTACCGAGGAAACATTGTCCACGCAAGAATCATCCAGCACTGAAGCTGCATCGACAGTATCTTCCGTCAGTGATGCATCAGAATCAAGCGAAGCGTCCACCGAAAGTTCTACAGATGTTAGCGATTCATCTACCGATTCAAGCGTCGATCTGGAAATTAGCACATTTGACATTTGGAATCGGGCAGGCGAAGATGACGAAAGCAGCACACCTTACACACTCAGCTCGATCATATCGAAGGAACAGAAACCGCGAAAATGCAAACCAAGGCCACACACCCCGCTGTGCGCCAAATCCAAGTTTGGATGCTGTCCGGACGGAAAAACTAAGGCGGAAGGACCATTCGATGAGGGATGTCCACTGCCAGAAACATGTAAGGAAACTAAACACGGCTGCTGCCCGGATGGCGTGTCTCCGGCTAAGGGTCCAAAGAACAGGGGTTGTCCGAAATCGGAATGTGAAGAGACTCTGTTTGGTTGCTGCCCAGATAAAGTCACCCCGTCTGAAGGCAACGACTTCGAGGGTTGTCCAGTGGAGACGACTACGGTGGCTGGCTGCGTGCTCAGCAAACACGGTTGTTGCGCAGATGGCGCTACCGAAGCCAAGGGACCCAACTACAAAGGCTGCCCAGGAGTTAAGGAACCAGAGGAAGATAAACCTGTCGATCAGGTTACGGATGAACCGGTGGAAGTTGGATGCGCAGGATCGACCCATGGATGCTGCTCAGATAATGTTACAGAGGCAACTGGACCAAACGGAGAAGGATGCGAAACTTGTGCCAAGGAACCGTTCGGATGTTGTCCGGATGGAAAAACACCGGCCCATGGTTGGAATAGGGAAGGATGCTGTTTGGAAACGCCATACGGATGCTGCCCCGACAATATCAATCCTGCCCGTGGACCTGGCTTGGAAGGCTGTGGATGTGAGTACTCACCATATGGGTGCTGTCCAGATAACACGACATCGGCGAGAGGTCACGACAATAGGGGTTGCGGCTGTCAGTATGCCGAATTCGGTTGCTGTCCAGATAAGGAAACAGAAGCCACTGGACCCGAATTCGCTGGATGCCCATGCCATGCATTCCAGTTCGGATGTTGCCCAGATGGCCTCACTGCGGCGAAGGGACCGCACAACCATGGCTGCCATTGCTCGTACAGCGAGTTCAAGTGTTGCTCAGATGGACAGACAGCTGCCCAGGGACCGAACTTCGAGGGATGCACATGCGCTACCAGCAAGTACGGATGCTGTCCGGACGGAGTCAACGAAGCCCAAGGTACTAAGTTCGAAGGATGTGAAGTCGTGCCCGAATCGCCACAGAAGGCATGCGTCCTCAAGAAGGATATGGGAACGTGCCACAACTACACTGTCAAGTACTTCTTCGATGTGGAATACGGAGGTTGTGGAAGGTTCTGGTATGGTGGATGTGACGGAAACAAGAACCGCTTCGACACAGCCGAAGACTGCAAGGATGTTTGCGAGATGCCCGAAGGAAAGGATAGATGTCAGCTACCGAAGATTCCCGGACCCTGCACTGGATATTATCCGATGTGGTACTACGATACGGACAGGAACACTTGCGCCCAGTTCACATACGGTGGATGTCTGGGCAATGCCAATCGGTTCGAAACGCTCGAAGAATGCAAGGGAACTTGCGTGGTGGATGATTCAGTCC CTCCATGTGATCAGCCACAGGAAGCCGGACCGTGCAATGGACAGTTTGAACGATGGTACTATGAGAAGGCAAGTGATTCTTGCGAGCCCTTCTTATTCGGTGGCTgcaaaggaaacaaaaataacTACCCAACGGAGAGTTCCTGTACCTATCACTGCAAGAAACCCGGAGTTCACAAGC AGAAAGACATCTGCTTCCTGCCGGCCGAGATTGGCGAATGCCAGAACTACACCGCCCATTGGTACTTCGACACGAAGGAGTCACGCTGCCGACAGTTCTACTATGGTGGATGCGGTGGCAATGGAAACAACTTTGCCGATGAACAGGCCTGCGTTAGTCGATGCGTCCATGGTGGCGAGAAACCGGCAGAACCTGTCCAACCGGAGCAACCACCTCACAGGGAGGAATTCGACAGTCGACTGTGCTTCCTGGAGGTGGACTCGGGTGATCGCAGTTGCCAGCAGCATGAACGACGGTACCATTATGACCGAAGCATGGGAACCTGCATGGACTTCACCTACACCGGATGTGGTGGCAATGAGAACAATTTCGTTAGCTATGAAGAGTGTGATGAGTCATGCGGACGAGTCGAAGATGCTTGCACGCTACGACCAGTGTACGGACGCTGTGCAGAGAATGAAACCCGATGGTACTACGATCAACGCAGCCAACGTTGTCACACGTTCTCTTACAGTGGATGTCAAGGTAATGCAAATAACTTCAACACGGAGCAGGATTGCGAACGACAATGCAGAGCTGAACCGGCCCCGGCACCTGAACAGGAGCGTGAGCCAGAACGCGTACCGGAACAGCCTGCACAACCCACAGGAAGTGTTTGCGATGAGCCATATGACTACGGTACCGGAGATAGTCCCATTATTCTGTACGTGTTCAACAAAGAGCGATCGTCGTGCGAACAGAACTACTACAGCGGAGAGGGTGGTAACGGAAACAGGTTTGACTCGCAGGAACAGTGCGAGCGGCAATGCGGGGAGTACCGTGGAGTCG atgTTTGTCAGGATGCCAAGGACGCTGGTCCCTGTGAGGAAACTATTCCCCGGTTCTACTACGACACACGAACGAGAACATGCCATCCATTCAACTACAGTGGCTGCGAAGGCAATGGAAACCGATTTGCCACGGCTCAAGAGTGCGAGTCGACTTGCGTGGATAAACATG TCGAAAACGAAGTCGATCCCTGCGAGAGCTACAACGAAGAGTGCCGACAGATCCATTGTCCGTATGGCATTGCCCGATCGTATGACCCAAGCAATGACTGTGAGAGATGCTCCTGTGAAGAGCCTTGTGCCGCTGTACGATGCCCAGCCGGTACCGAATGTGCCGTGGATCTACAGAGTGACTATCGCGACGGGGCCACTTTTGTGGCCATATGCCGTCCTACGAGCAAAGATGGCGAATGTCCTCAACTGGCTAACGCAACGGTTTGCCAGGATGCTTGCCGAACGGATGCCGACTGCCGCAGTGATAACAAGTGTTGTCAAGCTGGATGTGCTACGGTTTGTGTGCCGCCTGCAGAACAACCGCCGGTGGATTCAAGACCGTCTTATCCTACGGGAGATCCTGCTCCACCAGTATTAGATACGGTGCCAGAGGAAGAGCTCGATATCAAGTCCGAAGAGGGAGGCATTGCGATCCTGAGATGTTACGCCACTGGATTCCCACCGCCATCGATCCgttggaagaagggagaagttgTT TTGAACACCAATCAAGGACGATTCGTGCTAACGTCGAGCGGAGACCTGCAGATCGTTCAGCTTCATCGCACAGATAGTGGAACCTACGTTTGCATTGCCGACAACGGAGTAGGAGATCCAGTTTTCAGAGAGGTCAAACTGCAGGTGAACG TGGCAGTAACGGCCCGCCAGGAGCTACCATACGGTACCCAATTCGCCCCGAACAGCAACATCACTATCGGATGTAAGGTCGATGGCTACCCGCGACCAACGGTGAACTGGTACAAAGACGGCCGAATCGTGGAACCCACGAACCGTATTCACATTGACGATGACCACACGCTGAACGTGTTTGGTGCCCTACCGACGGATTCGGGAGCGTACAAATGCCTAGCGCGGAACGAGCACTCCGAAGCATTCGAAGAAAACAATATCCGAGTGGAAG GTGTCTTCATCCCAACCGGCTGTACGGACAACCCATTCCTGGCCAAGTGCGCCCTGATCGTGCAGGCTCGCTTCTGCAACCACAAGTACTACGCGCGATTCTGCTGTAAGTCTTGCACGCTAGCAGGACAACTGCGCCATTGA